One window from the genome of Manis pentadactyla isolate mManPen7 chromosome 15, mManPen7.hap1, whole genome shotgun sequence encodes:
- the AKTIP gene encoding AKT-interacting protein isoform X2 encodes MNPFWSMSTSSVRKRSDGEEKTLTGDVITSPPRCAPKKQLPSIPKNALPITKPTSPAPAAQSTNGTHASYGPFYLEYSLLAEFTLVVKQKLPGVYVQPSYRSALMWFGVIFIRHGLYQDGVFKFTVYIPDNYPDGDCPRLVFDIPVFHPLVDPTSGELDVKRAFAKWRRNHNHIWQVLMYARRVFYKIDTTSPLNPEAAVLYEKDIQLFKSKVVDSVKVCTARLFDQPKIEDPYAISFSPWNPSVHDEAREKMLTQKKPEEQHNKSVHVAGLSWVKPGSVQPFSKEEKTVAT; translated from the exons CGATCTGATGGTGAAGAGAAGACATTAACAGGGGATGTGATAACCAGTCCTCCACGATGTGCTCCAAAGAAACAGCTGCCTTCTATTCCCAAAAATGCTTTGCCCATAACTAAGCCTACATCTCCTGCCCCAGCAGCACAGTCAACAAATGGTACACATGCTTCTTATGGACCCTTCTACCTGGAATACTCTCTTCTTGCAGAATT TACCTTGGTTGTGAAGCAGAAGTTACCAGGTGTCTATGTGCAGCCATCTTACCGCTCTGCATTAA TGTGGTTTGGAGTAATATTCATACGGCATGGACTTTATCAAGATGGTGTATTTAAATTTACAGTTTATATCCCTGATAACTACCCAGATGGTGATTGTCCA CGCTTGGTGTTTGATATTCCCGTCTTTCACCCGCTTGTTGACCCCACCTCAGGTGAACTAGATGTGAAGAGAGCATTTGCAAAATGGAG GCGGAACCATAATCATATTTGGCAAGTATTAATGTATGCCAGGAGAGTTTTCTACAAGATTGACACCACAAGCCCcctcaacccagaggctgctgtgcT GTATGAAAAAGATattcagctttttaaaagtaaagtggTTGACAGTGTTAAGGTGTGCACGGCTCGTTTGTTTGACCAGCCTAAAATAGAAGACCCCTATGCAATTAG tttcTCTCCATGGAATCCTTCTGTACATGATGAAGCCAGAGAGAAGATGCTGACTCAGAAA AAGCCTGAAGAACAGCACAATAAAAGTGTTCATGTTGCTGGCCTGTCATGGGTAAAGCCTGGCTCAGTACAACCTTTCagtaaagaagagaaaacagtagCAACTTAA
- the AKTIP gene encoding AKT-interacting protein isoform X3, protein MNPFWSMSTSSVRKRSDGEEKTLTGDVITSPPRCAPKKQLPSIPKNALPITKPTSPAPAAQSTNGTHASYGPFYLEYSLLAEFTLVVKQKLPGVYVQPSYRSALMWFGVIFIRHGLYQDGVFKFTVYIPDNYPDGDCPRLVFDIPVFHPLVDPTSGELDVKRAFAKWRRNHNHIWQVLMYARRVFYKIDTTSPLNPEAAVLYEKDIQLFKSKVVDSVKVCTARLFDQPKIEDPYAISF, encoded by the exons CGATCTGATGGTGAAGAGAAGACATTAACAGGGGATGTGATAACCAGTCCTCCACGATGTGCTCCAAAGAAACAGCTGCCTTCTATTCCCAAAAATGCTTTGCCCATAACTAAGCCTACATCTCCTGCCCCAGCAGCACAGTCAACAAATGGTACACATGCTTCTTATGGACCCTTCTACCTGGAATACTCTCTTCTTGCAGAATT TACCTTGGTTGTGAAGCAGAAGTTACCAGGTGTCTATGTGCAGCCATCTTACCGCTCTGCATTAA TGTGGTTTGGAGTAATATTCATACGGCATGGACTTTATCAAGATGGTGTATTTAAATTTACAGTTTATATCCCTGATAACTACCCAGATGGTGATTGTCCA CGCTTGGTGTTTGATATTCCCGTCTTTCACCCGCTTGTTGACCCCACCTCAGGTGAACTAGATGTGAAGAGAGCATTTGCAAAATGGAG GCGGAACCATAATCATATTTGGCAAGTATTAATGTATGCCAGGAGAGTTTTCTACAAGATTGACACCACAAGCCCcctcaacccagaggctgctgtgcT GTATGAAAAAGATattcagctttttaaaagtaaagtggTTGACAGTGTTAAGGTGTGCACGGCTCGTTTGTTTGACCAGCCTAAAATAGAAGACCCCTATGCAATTAG tttttaa
- the AKTIP gene encoding AKT-interacting protein isoform X1 yields MNPFWSMSTSSVRKRSDGEEKTLTGDVITSPPRCAPKKQLPSIPKNALPITKPTSPAPAAQSTNGTHASYGPFYLEYSLLAEFTLVVKQKLPGVYVQPSYRSALMWFGVIFIRHGLYQDGVFKFTVYIPDNYPDGDCPRLVFDIPVFHPLVDPTSGELDVKRAFAKWRRNHNHIWQVLMYARRVFYKIDTTSPLNPEAAVLYEKDIQLFKSKVVDSVKVCTARLFDQPKIEDPYAISFSPWNPSVHDEAREKMLTQKKKPEEQHNKSVHVAGLSWVKPGSVQPFSKEEKTVAT; encoded by the exons CGATCTGATGGTGAAGAGAAGACATTAACAGGGGATGTGATAACCAGTCCTCCACGATGTGCTCCAAAGAAACAGCTGCCTTCTATTCCCAAAAATGCTTTGCCCATAACTAAGCCTACATCTCCTGCCCCAGCAGCACAGTCAACAAATGGTACACATGCTTCTTATGGACCCTTCTACCTGGAATACTCTCTTCTTGCAGAATT TACCTTGGTTGTGAAGCAGAAGTTACCAGGTGTCTATGTGCAGCCATCTTACCGCTCTGCATTAA TGTGGTTTGGAGTAATATTCATACGGCATGGACTTTATCAAGATGGTGTATTTAAATTTACAGTTTATATCCCTGATAACTACCCAGATGGTGATTGTCCA CGCTTGGTGTTTGATATTCCCGTCTTTCACCCGCTTGTTGACCCCACCTCAGGTGAACTAGATGTGAAGAGAGCATTTGCAAAATGGAG GCGGAACCATAATCATATTTGGCAAGTATTAATGTATGCCAGGAGAGTTTTCTACAAGATTGACACCACAAGCCCcctcaacccagaggctgctgtgcT GTATGAAAAAGATattcagctttttaaaagtaaagtggTTGACAGTGTTAAGGTGTGCACGGCTCGTTTGTTTGACCAGCCTAAAATAGAAGACCCCTATGCAATTAG tttcTCTCCATGGAATCCTTCTGTACATGATGAAGCCAGAGAGAAGATGCTGACTCAGAAA AAGAAGCCTGAAGAACAGCACAATAAAAGTGTTCATGTTGCTGGCCTGTCATGGGTAAAGCCTGGCTCAGTACAACCTTTCagtaaagaagagaaaacagtagCAACTTAA